A part of Syngnathus acus chromosome 20, fSynAcu1.2, whole genome shotgun sequence genomic DNA contains:
- the LOC119139614 gene encoding receptor-type tyrosine-protein phosphatase mu-like isoform X2 produces MDASTLLLLSLHVTAALTACLLGQGPHCNLVQSKEDDLDWEQGPPPSQNAAVWMPTGSASFLYVNMSGRSAGRRARLLMSPLKENDTHCIHFSFFHDAELNVYVKENNSSLALPVFNSSSHEQRTWNMLELAVSTFWPNVYQVVFEAVSGGHGGGAAIKDLSLQGHQCASAPHFLHIKGVEVNAGQAAVFACTVSGRPRNDVRLFLQGGSGRRAMATETKPVNSRRYVATFHVDNTTKEDSGRYRCIGQSERGVGVSSYADLTVKQPPVPIAPPQLTAVGATYLWIQLNANSINGDGPIVEREVEYRTAAGVLIDTTPVDKTNHKIGHLDPDTEYRISVLLTRPLEGGTGKPGPPLRARTKCAEPLHGPRGLQVAAVRSKEVTLRWDSLGYGVTRCHSYNVTLQYRYRPAGATEVEERQETAYGTLGVAPQHTLRDLTPFTNVSIRLILSNPEGRKESEELLVLTDEDVPGAVPLASVTGGTYEQHIRVSWAPPLQTYGRISHYEVSFKALSSFDSDMDLTNQSGKVLKAANETSHVFTGLFPGSTYSFTIRAATAKGFGPPAVTQFTTKISAPIMPTYERQPPINQSDATVSVLLRPARSRGAPVSKYQVVVEEERPRRQTRGTAEILRCYPVPVHFLNASQLDSLYYFSAELTVGHVNKATPFCVGDNGTYGGFWNVPLLPHKSYAIYYQAVSSANGETKIDCVRVATKAAIISTQLSTPHAALGFGLRGPAAAGDKQLAGAATRKPDPDHEKQSDHTVKIAGATAGVLLFIIIFLGVILLMKKGKLAKKRKETLSSRQEMTLMVNNSQHPTMVDTHAHTLNGHTVSSASTFTMKTNSSTIPKSYYADAAVPTAILVPIHDELSSETSSLVQNHLKQREAEREPPRYHPDSAQRHPAIRVADLLQHITQMKCSEGYGFKEEYESFLEGQSAPWESAKQDENRMKNRYGNIIAYDHSRVRLQPQDGEKGSDYINASYVDGYHWPNHYIATQGPMRETMYDFWRMVWQENTAAIVMVTNLVEVGRVKCCKYWPDDSEIFGDISVTLMETQLLSEYVIRTFAVEKRGAAEIREIRQFHFTGWPDHGVPAHATGLLGFIRRVKAKTPPATGPTVVHCSAGAGRTGCFMVIDIMLDMAEREGVVDIYNCVRELRARRVNMVQTEEQYVFIHDAILEACLCGDTSISANQLCSVYYDMTRPDPQTNSSPIKEEFRTLNMVTPTLRVEDCSIALLPRNHDKNRRMDVLPPDRCLPLLITMDGESSNYINAALMDSYKQPSAFIVAQHPLPNTVKDFWRLVLDYHCTAIVMLNDVDPAQLCPQYWPENGVHRLGSLQVEFVSADLEEDVISRIFRIYNNTRPQDGYRMVQQFQFLGWPRYRDTPVSKRSFLKLLHLVDKWQDDGGDGRTLVHCLNGGGRSGVFCGVNIVCDMLRQQRSLDVFHAVKTLRNNKPNMVELLEQYKFCYEVALEYLSST; encoded by the exons CGTGTCTGTTGGGACAAGGCCCGCACTGCAATCTGGTCCAGTCCAAAGAAGACGACTTGGACTGGGAGCAAGGCCCGCCGCCGTCACAGAACGCTGCCGTCTGGATGCCGACAG GATCCGCCTCCTTCTTGTACGTCAACATGAGCGGTCGCAGCGCCGGTCGGCGGGCCCGTCTGCTGATGTCGCCGCTCAAAGAAAACGACACGCACTGCATCCACTTCTCCTTCTTCCACGACGCCGAGCTCAACGTCTACGTCAAAG AGAACAACAGTTCACTGGCGCTTCCCGTGTTCAACTCATCCAGCCACGAGCAACGCACGTGGAACATGTTGGAACTGGCCGTGTCCACGTTTTGGCCCAACGTCTACCAG GTGGTGTTTGAGGCGGTCAGCGGTGGGCACGGAGGGGGCGCGGCCATTAAAGACCTATCCCTGCAGGGACACCAGTGTG CGAGCGCACCTCACTTCCTGCACATCAAAGGCGTGGAAGTGAATGCGGGCCAGGCAGCGGTGTTTGCGTGCACAGTGAGCGGTCGCCCTCGCAACGACGTCCGCCTCTTCCTGCAA GGCGGGAGTGGTCGTCGCGCCATGGCCACGGAAACCAAGCCAGTCAACTCGCGGCGTTATGTGGCGACCTTTCACGTGGACAACACCACCAAAGAAGACTCTGGCCGCTACCGCTGCATCGGCCAGTCCGAGCGCGGAGTTGGCGTTTCCTCCTATGCCGACCTCACTGTCAAAC AGCCCCCCGTGCCCATCGCCCCGCCTCAGCTGACGGCGGTGGGTGCCACCTACCTGTGGATCCAGCTCAACGCCAACTCCATCAATGGCGACGGTCCCATTGTGGAGCGCGAG GTGGAGTACCGCACAGCGGCGGGCGTGTTGATCGACACGACGCCGGTGGACAAGACCAACCACAAGATCGGCCACCTCGACCCCGATACCGAGTATCGCATCAGCGTGCTGCTCACCCGGCCCCTGGAGGGAGGCACGGGAAAGCCTGGGCCGCCGCTGCGCGCCCGCACCAAATGTGCAG AGCCGCTGCACGGTCCGCGTGgcctgcaggtggcagcggtGCGCTCTAAAGAGGTGACGCTGCGTTGGGACTCTCTGGGCTACGGCGTGACGCGCTGCCACAGCTACAATGTGACGCTGCAGTACCGCTACCGACCCGCGGGGGCGACTGAGGTCGAAGAACGGCAAGAAACGGCTTATGGTACTCTGGGCGTGGCGCCGCAGCACACCCTGCGTGACCTCACACCCTTCACCAACGTTAGCATCAGGCTCATCCTCAGCAACCCTGAAGGACGTAAGGAGAGCGAGGAGCTGCTGGTGCTGACGGACGAGGACG TTCCCGGAGCGGTTCCGCTGGCGTCCGTCACGGGCGGCACCTACGAGCAACACATCCGGGTCAGCTGGGCGCCGCCGCTGCAAACATACGGACGGATCAGCCACTATGAG GTCTCCTTCAAAGCCTTGAGCTCGTTCGACTCTGACATGGACCTGACCAATCAGAGCGGGAAGGTGCTGAAGGCTGCCAATGAGACGAGTCACGTGTTCACTGGCCTCTTCCCGGGCTCCACCTACTCCTTCACGATAAGAGCAGCAACCGCCAAAGGCTTTGGACCACCCGCCGTCACGCAGTTCACCACCAAGATCTCAG CTCCCATCATGCCAACGTACGAGCGGCAGCCACCAATCAACCAAAGCGACGCCACCGTCAGCGTCCTACTACGACCCGCACGCAGCCGCGGCGCCCCCGTCAG CAAGTAccaggtggtggtggaggaggagcgccCCCGCAGGCAGACAAGGGGCACTGCAGAAATCTTGCGCTGCTATCCGGTCCCCGTCCACTTCCTGAACGCCAGCCAGCTCGACTCACTCTACTACTTCAGCGCCGAGCTAACTGTGGGCCACGTCAACAAAGCCACGCCGTTTTGTGTCG GTGATAATGGCACATATGGTGGATTCTGGAATGTTCCTCTACTGCCTCACAAGAGTTACGCCATCTACTACCAGGCAGTCAGCAGTGCTAACGGG GAGACAAAGATTGACTGTGTCCGTGTGGCCACTAAAG CTGCTATCATCAGCACTCAGCTCAGCACGCCGCACGCCGCCCTCGGCTTCGGCCTCCGAggccccgccgccgccggcgacAAGCAGCTGGCAG GCGCTGCCACCAGAAAACCCGACCCGGATCACGAGAAACAATCGGACCACACGGTGAAGATCGCCGGCGCCACGGCTGGCGTCTTGCTCTTCATTATCATCTTCCTCGGGGTCATTCTCCTCATGAAAAAAGG GAAGTTGgcgaagaagaggaaggaaaCGCTAAGCTCCAGACAGGAAATGACTCTAATGGTCAACAATTCACAGCACCCAACAATGgtggacacacacgcacacactctaAATGGCCACA CGGTGTCATCCGCGTCGACATTCACCATGAAGACTAACAGCAGCACCATTCCAAAGTCCTACTACGCAG ACGCGGCAGTGCCGACCGCCATTTTAG TTCCCATTCATG ACGAGCTGAGCAGCGAGACCAGCAGCTTGGTCCAGAACCACCTGAAGCAGCGTGAAGCGGAGCGCGAGCCGCCACGCTACCACCCCGACTCGGCCCAGAGGCACCCCGCCATCCGCGTGGCCGACCTTCTGCAGCACATCACGCAGATGAAGTGCTCCGAGGGCTACGGATTCAAGGAGGAGTACGAG AGTTTCTTGGAGGGTCAGTCGGCACCTTGGGAATCGGCCAAGCAGGATGAAAACAGAATGAAAAATCGCTACGGGAACATCATTGCCT ACGACCATTCTCGTGTACGTCTGCAGCCTCAAGATGGAGAGAAGGGATCTGACTACATCAACGCCAGCTATGTCGAC GGTTACCACTGGCCCAACCACTACATCGCCACGCAAG GTCCCATGCGGGAGACAATGTACGACTTCTGGCGGATGGTGTGGCAGGAGAACACTGCTGCTATCGTCATGGTAACCAACCTGGTGGAGGTGGGGCGG GTCAAGTGTTGCAAGTACTGGCCCGACGACAGCGAGATCTTCGGGGACATTTCCGTGACGCTGATGGAGACGCAGCTGCTCTCCGAGTACGTCATCCGAACCTTCGCCGTGGAGAAG AGGGGTGCGGCCGAGATCCGGGAGATCCGCCAGTTTCATTTCACGGGTTGGCCCGACCACGGCGTCCCGGCACACGCCACCGGACTGCTCGGCTTCATCCGCCGCGTCAAGGCCAAGACGCCTCCCGCCACCGGGCCCACCGTGGTGCACTGCAG CGCGGGTGCGGGCCGCACGGGTTGCTTCATGGTCATCGACATCATGCTGGACATGGCGGAGCGCGAGGGCGTGGTTGACATCTACAACTGCGTGCGAGAGCTGCGAGCGCGACGCGTCAACATGGTGCAGACCGAG GAGCAGTACGTCTTCATCCACGACGCCATCCTGGAGGCGTGTCTGTGCGGCGACACGTCCATATCGGCCAATCAGCTTTGTTCCGTCTACTACGACATGACCCGTCCGGACCCGCAGACCAACTCCAGTCCCATCAAGGAAGAGTTCCGG ACGTTGAACATGGTGACGCCGACGCTGCGTGTGGAGGACTGCAGCATCGCGCTGCTGCCGCGCAACCACGACAAGAACCGCCGCATGGATGTGCTTCCTCCCGACCGCTGCCTGCCCCTCCTCATCACCATGGACGGCGAGAGCTCCAACTACATCAACGCCGCGCTCATGGAC AGCTACAAGCAGCCATCGGCCTTCATCGTGGCGCAGCATCCTCTGCCCAACACCGTCAAGGACTTCTGGCGCCTAGTCTTGGACTACCACTGTACCGCAATTGTCATGCTCAACGACGTGGACCCGGCACAG CTGTGTCCCCAGTACTGGCCCGAGAACGGCGTCCATCGTCTGGGCTCGCTGCAGGTGGAGTTTGTGTCGGCCGACCTGGAGGAGGACGTCATCAGCCGCATCTTCCGCATCTACAACAACACCAGG CCCCAGGACGGTTACCGGATGGTTCAGCAGTTCCAGTTCTTGGGCTGGCCTCGCTACCGGGATACGCCCGTCAGCAAGCGCTCCTTCCTCAAGCTGCTCCACCTGGTGGACAAATGGCAGGATGACGGCGGAGATGGACGCACGCTTGTGCACTGCCT GAATGGCGGGGGGCGCAGTGGCGTCTTCTGCGGCGTCAACATTGTGTGCGACATGTTACGGCAGCAGCGGTCCCTCGATGTTTTTCATGCCGTCAAAACGCTGAGAAACAACAAACCCAACATGGTGGAACTTCTG GAACAGTACAAGTTTTGTTACGAAGTGGCTCTGGAGTACTTGTCCTCCACATAG
- the LOC119139614 gene encoding receptor-type tyrosine-protein phosphatase mu-like isoform X7 produces the protein MDASTLLLLSLHVTAALTACLLGQGPHCNLVQSKEDDLDWEQGPPPSQNAAVWMPTGSASFLYVNMSGRSAGRRARLLMSPLKENDTHCIHFSFFHDAELNVYVKENNSSLALPVFNSSSHEQRTWNMLELAVSTFWPNVYQVVFEAVSGGHGGGAAIKDLSLQGHQCASAPHFLHIKGVEVNAGQAAVFACTVSGRPRNDVRLFLQGGSGRRAMATETKPVNSRRYVATFHVDNTTKEDSGRYRCIGQSERGVGVSSYADLTVKQPPVPIAPPQLTAVGATYLWIQLNANSINGDGPIVEREVEYRTAAGVLIDTTPVDKTNHKIGHLDPDTEYRISVLLTRPLEGGTGKPGPPLRARTKCAEPLHGPRGLQVAAVRSKEVTLRWDSLGYGVTRCHSYNVTLQYRYRPAGATEVEERQETAYGTLGVAPQHTLRDLTPFTNVSIRLILSNPEGRKESEELLVLTDEDVPGAVPLASVTGGTYEQHIRVSWAPPLQTYGRISHYEVSFKALSSFDSDMDLTNQSGKVLKAANETSHVFTGLFPGSTYSFTIRAATAKGFGPPAVTQFTTKISAPIMPTYERQPPINQSDATVSVLLRPARSRGAPVSKYQVVVEEERPRRQTRGTAEILRCYPVPVHFLNASQLDSLYYFSAELTVGHVNKATPFCVGDNGTYGGFWNVPLLPHKSYAIYYQAVSSANGETKIDCVRVATKGAATRKPDPDHEKQSDHTVKIAGATAGVLLFIIIFLGVILLMKKGKLAKKRKETLSSRQEMTLMVNNSQHPTMVDTHAHTLNGHTVSSASTFTMKTNSSTIPKSYYADAAVPTAILVPIHDELSSETSSLVQNHLKQREAEREPPRYHPDSAQRHPAIRVADLLQHITQMKCSEGYGFKEEYESFLEGQSAPWESAKQDENRMKNRYGNIIAYDHSRVRLQPQDGEKGSDYINASYVDGYHWPNHYIATQGPMRETMYDFWRMVWQENTAAIVMVTNLVEVGRVKCCKYWPDDSEIFGDISVTLMETQLLSEYVIRTFAVEKRGAAEIREIRQFHFTGWPDHGVPAHATGLLGFIRRVKAKTPPATGPTVVHCSAGAGRTGCFMVIDIMLDMAEREGVVDIYNCVRELRARRVNMVQTEEQYVFIHDAILEACLCGDTSISANQLCSVYYDMTRPDPQTNSSPIKEEFRTLNMVTPTLRVEDCSIALLPRNHDKNRRMDVLPPDRCLPLLITMDGESSNYINAALMDSYKQPSAFIVAQHPLPNTVKDFWRLVLDYHCTAIVMLNDVDPAQLCPQYWPENGVHRLGSLQVEFVSADLEEDVISRIFRIYNNTRPQDGYRMVQQFQFLGWPRYRDTPVSKRSFLKLLHLVDKWQDDGGDGRTLVHCLNGGGRSGVFCGVNIVCDMLRQQRSLDVFHAVKTLRNNKPNMVELLEQYKFCYEVALEYLSST, from the exons CGTGTCTGTTGGGACAAGGCCCGCACTGCAATCTGGTCCAGTCCAAAGAAGACGACTTGGACTGGGAGCAAGGCCCGCCGCCGTCACAGAACGCTGCCGTCTGGATGCCGACAG GATCCGCCTCCTTCTTGTACGTCAACATGAGCGGTCGCAGCGCCGGTCGGCGGGCCCGTCTGCTGATGTCGCCGCTCAAAGAAAACGACACGCACTGCATCCACTTCTCCTTCTTCCACGACGCCGAGCTCAACGTCTACGTCAAAG AGAACAACAGTTCACTGGCGCTTCCCGTGTTCAACTCATCCAGCCACGAGCAACGCACGTGGAACATGTTGGAACTGGCCGTGTCCACGTTTTGGCCCAACGTCTACCAG GTGGTGTTTGAGGCGGTCAGCGGTGGGCACGGAGGGGGCGCGGCCATTAAAGACCTATCCCTGCAGGGACACCAGTGTG CGAGCGCACCTCACTTCCTGCACATCAAAGGCGTGGAAGTGAATGCGGGCCAGGCAGCGGTGTTTGCGTGCACAGTGAGCGGTCGCCCTCGCAACGACGTCCGCCTCTTCCTGCAA GGCGGGAGTGGTCGTCGCGCCATGGCCACGGAAACCAAGCCAGTCAACTCGCGGCGTTATGTGGCGACCTTTCACGTGGACAACACCACCAAAGAAGACTCTGGCCGCTACCGCTGCATCGGCCAGTCCGAGCGCGGAGTTGGCGTTTCCTCCTATGCCGACCTCACTGTCAAAC AGCCCCCCGTGCCCATCGCCCCGCCTCAGCTGACGGCGGTGGGTGCCACCTACCTGTGGATCCAGCTCAACGCCAACTCCATCAATGGCGACGGTCCCATTGTGGAGCGCGAG GTGGAGTACCGCACAGCGGCGGGCGTGTTGATCGACACGACGCCGGTGGACAAGACCAACCACAAGATCGGCCACCTCGACCCCGATACCGAGTATCGCATCAGCGTGCTGCTCACCCGGCCCCTGGAGGGAGGCACGGGAAAGCCTGGGCCGCCGCTGCGCGCCCGCACCAAATGTGCAG AGCCGCTGCACGGTCCGCGTGgcctgcaggtggcagcggtGCGCTCTAAAGAGGTGACGCTGCGTTGGGACTCTCTGGGCTACGGCGTGACGCGCTGCCACAGCTACAATGTGACGCTGCAGTACCGCTACCGACCCGCGGGGGCGACTGAGGTCGAAGAACGGCAAGAAACGGCTTATGGTACTCTGGGCGTGGCGCCGCAGCACACCCTGCGTGACCTCACACCCTTCACCAACGTTAGCATCAGGCTCATCCTCAGCAACCCTGAAGGACGTAAGGAGAGCGAGGAGCTGCTGGTGCTGACGGACGAGGACG TTCCCGGAGCGGTTCCGCTGGCGTCCGTCACGGGCGGCACCTACGAGCAACACATCCGGGTCAGCTGGGCGCCGCCGCTGCAAACATACGGACGGATCAGCCACTATGAG GTCTCCTTCAAAGCCTTGAGCTCGTTCGACTCTGACATGGACCTGACCAATCAGAGCGGGAAGGTGCTGAAGGCTGCCAATGAGACGAGTCACGTGTTCACTGGCCTCTTCCCGGGCTCCACCTACTCCTTCACGATAAGAGCAGCAACCGCCAAAGGCTTTGGACCACCCGCCGTCACGCAGTTCACCACCAAGATCTCAG CTCCCATCATGCCAACGTACGAGCGGCAGCCACCAATCAACCAAAGCGACGCCACCGTCAGCGTCCTACTACGACCCGCACGCAGCCGCGGCGCCCCCGTCAG CAAGTAccaggtggtggtggaggaggagcgccCCCGCAGGCAGACAAGGGGCACTGCAGAAATCTTGCGCTGCTATCCGGTCCCCGTCCACTTCCTGAACGCCAGCCAGCTCGACTCACTCTACTACTTCAGCGCCGAGCTAACTGTGGGCCACGTCAACAAAGCCACGCCGTTTTGTGTCG GTGATAATGGCACATATGGTGGATTCTGGAATGTTCCTCTACTGCCTCACAAGAGTTACGCCATCTACTACCAGGCAGTCAGCAGTGCTAACGGG GAGACAAAGATTGACTGTGTCCGTGTGGCCACTAAAG GCGCTGCCACCAGAAAACCCGACCCGGATCACGAGAAACAATCGGACCACACGGTGAAGATCGCCGGCGCCACGGCTGGCGTCTTGCTCTTCATTATCATCTTCCTCGGGGTCATTCTCCTCATGAAAAAAGG GAAGTTGgcgaagaagaggaaggaaaCGCTAAGCTCCAGACAGGAAATGACTCTAATGGTCAACAATTCACAGCACCCAACAATGgtggacacacacgcacacactctaAATGGCCACA CGGTGTCATCCGCGTCGACATTCACCATGAAGACTAACAGCAGCACCATTCCAAAGTCCTACTACGCAG ACGCGGCAGTGCCGACCGCCATTTTAG TTCCCATTCATG ACGAGCTGAGCAGCGAGACCAGCAGCTTGGTCCAGAACCACCTGAAGCAGCGTGAAGCGGAGCGCGAGCCGCCACGCTACCACCCCGACTCGGCCCAGAGGCACCCCGCCATCCGCGTGGCCGACCTTCTGCAGCACATCACGCAGATGAAGTGCTCCGAGGGCTACGGATTCAAGGAGGAGTACGAG AGTTTCTTGGAGGGTCAGTCGGCACCTTGGGAATCGGCCAAGCAGGATGAAAACAGAATGAAAAATCGCTACGGGAACATCATTGCCT ACGACCATTCTCGTGTACGTCTGCAGCCTCAAGATGGAGAGAAGGGATCTGACTACATCAACGCCAGCTATGTCGAC GGTTACCACTGGCCCAACCACTACATCGCCACGCAAG GTCCCATGCGGGAGACAATGTACGACTTCTGGCGGATGGTGTGGCAGGAGAACACTGCTGCTATCGTCATGGTAACCAACCTGGTGGAGGTGGGGCGG GTCAAGTGTTGCAAGTACTGGCCCGACGACAGCGAGATCTTCGGGGACATTTCCGTGACGCTGATGGAGACGCAGCTGCTCTCCGAGTACGTCATCCGAACCTTCGCCGTGGAGAAG AGGGGTGCGGCCGAGATCCGGGAGATCCGCCAGTTTCATTTCACGGGTTGGCCCGACCACGGCGTCCCGGCACACGCCACCGGACTGCTCGGCTTCATCCGCCGCGTCAAGGCCAAGACGCCTCCCGCCACCGGGCCCACCGTGGTGCACTGCAG CGCGGGTGCGGGCCGCACGGGTTGCTTCATGGTCATCGACATCATGCTGGACATGGCGGAGCGCGAGGGCGTGGTTGACATCTACAACTGCGTGCGAGAGCTGCGAGCGCGACGCGTCAACATGGTGCAGACCGAG GAGCAGTACGTCTTCATCCACGACGCCATCCTGGAGGCGTGTCTGTGCGGCGACACGTCCATATCGGCCAATCAGCTTTGTTCCGTCTACTACGACATGACCCGTCCGGACCCGCAGACCAACTCCAGTCCCATCAAGGAAGAGTTCCGG ACGTTGAACATGGTGACGCCGACGCTGCGTGTGGAGGACTGCAGCATCGCGCTGCTGCCGCGCAACCACGACAAGAACCGCCGCATGGATGTGCTTCCTCCCGACCGCTGCCTGCCCCTCCTCATCACCATGGACGGCGAGAGCTCCAACTACATCAACGCCGCGCTCATGGAC AGCTACAAGCAGCCATCGGCCTTCATCGTGGCGCAGCATCCTCTGCCCAACACCGTCAAGGACTTCTGGCGCCTAGTCTTGGACTACCACTGTACCGCAATTGTCATGCTCAACGACGTGGACCCGGCACAG CTGTGTCCCCAGTACTGGCCCGAGAACGGCGTCCATCGTCTGGGCTCGCTGCAGGTGGAGTTTGTGTCGGCCGACCTGGAGGAGGACGTCATCAGCCGCATCTTCCGCATCTACAACAACACCAGG CCCCAGGACGGTTACCGGATGGTTCAGCAGTTCCAGTTCTTGGGCTGGCCTCGCTACCGGGATACGCCCGTCAGCAAGCGCTCCTTCCTCAAGCTGCTCCACCTGGTGGACAAATGGCAGGATGACGGCGGAGATGGACGCACGCTTGTGCACTGCCT GAATGGCGGGGGGCGCAGTGGCGTCTTCTGCGGCGTCAACATTGTGTGCGACATGTTACGGCAGCAGCGGTCCCTCGATGTTTTTCATGCCGTCAAAACGCTGAGAAACAACAAACCCAACATGGTGGAACTTCTG GAACAGTACAAGTTTTGTTACGAAGTGGCTCTGGAGTACTTGTCCTCCACATAG